A single genomic interval of Schistocerca americana isolate TAMUIC-IGC-003095 chromosome 2, iqSchAmer2.1, whole genome shotgun sequence harbors:
- the LOC124593731 gene encoding serine/threonine-protein phosphatase 2A catalytic subunit alpha isoform, with protein sequence MEDKASLKELDQWIEQLNECKQLTESQVKTLCEKAKEILTTESNVQEVKCPVTVCGDVHGQFHDLMELFRIGGRSPDTNYLFMGDYVDRGYYSVETVTLLVALKVRYRERITILRGNHESRQITQVYGFYDECLRKYGNANVWKFFTDLFDYLPLTALVDGQIFCLHGGLSPSIDTLDHIRALDRLQEVPHEGPMCDLLWSDPDDRGGWGISPRGAGYTFGQDISETFNHSNGLTLVSRAHQLVMEGYNWCHDRNVVTIFSAPNYCYRCGNQAAIMELDDALKYSFLQFDPAPRRGEPHVTRRTPDYFL encoded by the exons ATGGAAGATAAGGCATCGTTGAAAGAATTGGACCAATGGATAGAACAATTAAATGAATGCAAACAACTGACAGAAAGTCAAGTAAAAACTCTCTGCGAAAAG GCGAAAGAAATATTGACAACAGAGTCCAATGTTCAAGAAGTGAAATGCCCAGTGACTGTTTGTGGCGATGTCCATGGACAGTTCCACGACTTGATGGAACTATTCCGAATAGGTGGCCGCTCTCCAGACACAAATTATCTTTTCATGGGAGATTATGTTGATCGTGGCTATTACTCCGTGGAGACAGTGACACTTTTAGTTGCTTTGAAG GTTCGTTATCGAGAAAGAATAACTATTCTTCGTGGCAATCATGAATCACGGCAAATCACACAAGTTTATGGCTTTTATGATGAGTGTTTGCGCAAGTATGGTAATGCTAATGTGTGGAAATTCTTCACGGATTTGTTTGATTACCTGCCTTTGACAGCCCTTGTTGATGGGCAGATTTTTTGTCTGCATGGTGGCCTTTCACCATCAATTGATACGCTTGATCATATACGGGCGCTTGACCGCCTTCAGGAAGTTCCACATGAG GGTCCAATGTGCGACTTGCTTTGGTCTGATCCGGATGACAGAGGTGGTTGGGGCATATCACCTCGTGGAGCCGGTTACACCTTCGGacaggatatttcggagacattcAATCACTCAAATGGCCTGACACTGGTGTCTCGTGCACATCAACTTGTAATGGAAGGCTATAACTG GTGTCACGATCGCAATGTTGTTACAATCTTCTCTGCTCCAAATTACTGTTACCGTTGTGGGAATCAAGCGGCTATAATGGAACTGGATGATGCTCTGAAGTACTCGTT